A single genomic interval of Gossypium raimondii isolate GPD5lz chromosome 11, ASM2569854v1, whole genome shotgun sequence harbors:
- the LOC105801627 gene encoding universal stress protein A-like protein codes for MADVLAKDRKILVAVDEGEESMYALSWCLKNIISQCCKDTLFLLYVRSAQAFHSSLDGTGYLFSSDVLATVDKYSNDVANCIIEKAKRMCREKGDDEVKVEVIIESGDPRDVICRVAENINADVLVMGSHGYGLIQRAFLGSVSNHCAQNVKCPVLIVKKPKSSSSATGTK; via the exons ATGGCTGATGTTTTAGCTAAGGACCGCAAAATCCTGGTAGCCGTGGATGAAGGGGAGGAGAGCATGTACGCTCTCTCATGGTGCCTCAAGAACATCATTTCTCAATGTTGCAAAGATACCCTTTTCCTCCTTTACGTTAGATCTGCACAAGCTTTTCACTCTTCGCTCGATGGCAcag ggtatttgttttcttctgaTGTTTTGGCCACCGTGGACAAGTACAGCAACGATGTGGCGAATTGTATCATCGAAAAGGCCAAAAGGATGTGCAGAGAGAAAGGTGATGATGAG GTTAAAGTAGAGGTGATAATAGAGAGTGGTGATCCAAGGGACGTGATTTGCCGGGTTGCCGAGAATATCAATGCTGACGTTCTTGTTATGGGAAGCCATGGCTATGGCCTTATTCAGAG GGCATTCTTGGGGAGTGTAAGCAATCACTGTGCACAGAATGTGAAGTGCCCTGTTTTGATTGTGAAGAAGCCCAAATCTTCCTCCTCTGCAACTGGAACCAAATGA